In Metopolophium dirhodum isolate CAU chromosome 9, ASM1992520v1, whole genome shotgun sequence, the genomic window TAATTTCACTTTTTGGGTTTGTCTTAAGCTTATTTACTAATTCACTACGCCTTGGATCTGTCTCATCCCATGTGAGATTCACTTTCGCTTGTTGTAAAGCGGTAGTAGTGAATAGATGAGGTTTGTACTTAGTTAAATCTGGTAATTTATCACAGACCTCTTTTGGTtcctgtaaaattataaaacatttaataatagaataatttttttatgcatattaaaaTTCTAGGCAAAATCcagacaaaaatatttacacatgttggcattttaataactattaaaagaattaagattatattatattgtaatataaatattatagatgagATATAACTCAGaaatgagtatttttttaatttaaaatatatattttaatatattataatgtaccttaGTAGAGTAATTTAATAGTCTTTTAACATTCTCCTGAATACATTCTGACattaatgataacaatttaactactttcaattttaattaaattactttctATACAAGTTTAGACTCCTTTCTCCATtcaatttaatgaattaattctACTTTGATcagtcataattatttatatttgtacatcatatttacacaatgtatttttgtatcaactaacaaataactaaatattaataaacatttgagACCAAGTGTGGAATTGTTCAGTgcaatacatgaaattttgtcaGCTTTAGATACACAGTAAATGACAAATACTTAATGGTACTGTATTATGCTTGTTGTTAGTTGCCAATCATATATAGTTACCTGATCAAATTCAGTATCTTCTGGTACAAATCGTAAATCTAAACGTGTGGCACTGCTTTCATATTCTATACCATCACAGtctgtatatattttaccagCAGTTCCAGGAGAGTCGCACacaataatagcataataatatttaagcctTGCAAGTTGATATTTACGTAGTTTCTCCATGTGAAATTTACCACCCTCTTCTTCatcctaattaaaaaaaaacttggaaCTCTAAATATGACCTatggtttacaaaaaatatttcaactgtACTTGATCACTTTCATCAGACGAACCAATTTCCTTAGGGTTACTAGAAATTAGTTCAGGAGGCCCTTTAAGTTCCTCTTCTTGCATTCGTTTTATACCAAAATCAGATGGATAAATCTATATagaaatattgtatgtaattttaataaagagATTTGTTTATAAACTTACAGTCACAGATTTGATGTAACCATCACTAGGTGAAAATGAATTAAAGAGAATCATCAAATCAGCTGCCTGAATTCTGTCCCAATCCATATTACACAAGGCTAACCTAGATGTGGCTTCCTCTACATTATCAGCATCTTTGTCCAATTCTCCCCAACAATGTTCTAggttttctggatattatgaataatattaatacagaatatttattaaatataatacaatactataaacttttacagataatatatatattttaccttcATTTTCTTCATCAGAAGATGTGTCGTCATCTGATGAGCTGTCAGACATCAATTCACCATCGCCTCTAGCATAATCTACTGTTTTATCTTTTAAACGGCGATCTCTGATAGTTTTACAGATTATGTTACTCTCTACATCATCATCCTCTTCAACTAATGTCTGCTCTTCTGACTCTGATTCTTGTGTAACATCACTAGAATTTTGTTCGGAATCTGTGGTGTCATCTTTTTCATCATCGGACATATGATAAAACTTTTTAAAGTCATCAGTAGTAGAACCACGTAGGGGTTTTCCTCTTTTATCAATagtatatttaactttaaatcgTTTGTCATTGAATATCGATTGAAACCGTTTATCAATCTTAACTTTGCGATCAGCTTTAGGCACACGCCTAAACTTTGGATCATCGCCAATTTTAGAGAATCGTTTATCCATGATGAATATAGTatctaaaatcaataaaataatgagaAACAATGTtcttgaaaacaaatattgtttatctaagtaatttaataacaacataatgaATGGAATTGTGTGGTTGAATACTTGAATCACTTACCTATATggctttatattattatattaattcaaatacaatttctgtatgaatttttgattttaaaacataaacaatacaaataaataatataatataattttaattattctacattaatattttaattgttatctttttttttatattatcagaCATCCAGACAAGCACgtgttttttatcaataattatcatttatcagttatTCTGTGGTATCATCTGTCACAAATtcacaatacataaatattaaattgttgtgcTTACGTTATTTTATTGGTTATGTCTTATGtagattgaattttaaaatatctacagGTAAAAAGGAGCATTGTTCTAAAATGCAAACCAGTAGACAGGTAAATTGCAGGTCTGCGGGTCTGCTTTTTAGTACGTCCCAAcaattagattataataatatggcaataTGCTCTATCTTGGTTTCTCTAACAAATATTCAAAACTTTTGTATGCGGACTGCCCGAGATCCAGATGATGGTTGTTTTTTAGTAAATAGTTGAAGACAacttaataaattgattattgatACCTAGTGTATTTCTATTTCAATTTaagcaaaaattataaatgtgtacgaAGTCGTGGGTGTGTGATGAGAAAATGATCTGGTCTCAACAGCTACAGTACATCTGAATACGCTGTACTCCTAGCTCCTTTATAAGTGGTGTTCCCAGTCTATTGTTTTGGACCGGAGTTCATGTCCAAAGGAATTTGTCCATGCGACTGTTGATGTGGAAAGTtgttattttcatcaaattgTAGATAGCTGGGTTCTGCGATagtgaatattaattactaattagtgaaTACCTACTAGTTAATATTGTTTAGCTTATAGGAACTATGGCTTTAAGAAGCCTGCATATAGCTGGTTAAACAGATTTTTTGGATTCGTGGAATTGTGACCATCCAATGTTGTTTTGGGCCTTTGGCAAtagtcaagatttttataatactgccatattatagttacaataatCCGTAGCTACATAACATCTAATGTTGTTATACAATAGCCACGAGATACATAACATTGGTATATCTTTTAGGATTTCTTATCCCACGacatctgtatataatattgtttactggctttaaaatgtatacatttgtaaCAATTCAGAGGTTATGTACTTGTTCATGTTACACACAGCAAATTTGCTTAGATAAACATAACACAGGGACTGGAGCACTTGCCTTaggagtatattttatacacagtggcaaatacattttaccacGAGATAGAGGCAGCAACTCtacatttaaaaatcttattttttagttgattCACAATTCAGTATAAGTGAGAGAATCtactataaatcataataaattgatttgtaTCATATTTACTCGTTCTATGTCTAGTCTGTTGACTGCTGTATAATATGTGATCACTGATCTTCAAACACTACCCTCACAAAGAAGCTTAGTCAAGAGATAGTGTACTGTACAATTGTATAACTATTTTAGACTGAATAAATGATTGCacgttattatatacttaaatatgatGTTTTGCTATATCGTATTAGAATATCAGATTATTTTGAACCAATGTGAAAAGTTTCTCAGATCTGTAAGATACAACTTAGAAATCTTTATTTAAATCTGTGCCACAATCAAGTCTGGCGGATCCCAAAACCGGTTAGTGTAATAGAAATTAACCAACTGTTTACTCCTAACTAGTAATCaggaatattaaatatgaatgtcAAGagcttttgttttaaataatgaggtagatttttgcattttattcatggcttaaaatatatactaggtTATTGCAAtagtactatataattttattacgttaagaaattaaaatggcAGTGTAAGGGGACGACCTTTACTTAATCCATGGACTATACTCTTATActgtcattttattttgtttgaaaacaatataGGCCTATGTACAAAAACCTTGTATATTTAAgccattatttcaataaatataatattgttttgaacttatgaagctataataatattgaacaaatttgaagtataaaataaaattgtaattattattatagtaaataacacaacattgtattttaatttgaaatcatCATACAGGAGGGTTTGTTATTTACATAggatgttttaatatttttttcttaattacatGGTTCGTACATTATTTTTTGCCAGATTTCTTAATTCCGCCACCGACCATTGGTCCCTTTTGTGCAGCTTTTGTTTTAAGATCATTCAATGCTTTTTGTTGttctttcaatttttgtttcatttttaagtCATCTTCATCTACTTCTTTAGATTCTTTCTTAGGGTTTTTTAAAGGCTTCTTTTTTCCTCCTTCACGTCCTGACATATTGctgataaaacataaaaatataaaatcagatTAAAATACTTATGATCTAAAAACGACCACAAAAAAACCAATTtgatattcaaaatcaaaacgATATTCAGCTACGATGAATCGTTACTAAAAAATACAAGTTATGACAATATGTTTCAAACAATggaacacaatattaaatactttgaaAAGAAAATGTTCCTgtgacaatacatttttaagtaggtaggtagtaaattacgtacaaaattatgaatttatatcaATACTTACGGATAGTTAACAAGAGTTGGTTACTGAACTAAATATGGTTGATTGTAAGAAcacaatagtaattaaataataaataataaaatattgcgtACTGTGCTAGTTTCTAGTTTCAAGTTTGAAGTAATTTCAACCATGGGGCATAGAGGAAGAAGAATTTCAACCCAATGCAGGCTGTCTGCAATACCGCAATCGGTAACCAGATAGTAGAAAATCGGTTACCAGCAGTTTATTAATTAGGACCACGGTCACAATTCAAGGAGACTAGACATTAGGAAAAATTAGGTTAGGAAAAATGACCCATGTGAAACCGATTtggaatcataataatatattattatacatgatattatatagatgaatAATCACTTTTAGATTCAGATTGGAGCGATGAATCATGAattttcaatgtatttattttacaattatgtgcgttttttatgtttttatttgtgtctgtcatcaccttttaggacaataaaaatgctttaattttcttcaacagcttCTTTTCTGGTAGGAGACCAGGAGAGTGAATCTAGTTGCGGTACATCTGGAgcattgtattaatttttcacgctttgatacttaataataagatacaagaaaataagaaaatcgctacatgaaaattgaaaaatcgagtaaatatccaatgttgtgaaaatttgacacacgctcataaaaattaaatttgactttccagtagacattttttctttgataaaggtataaaaacaaacttatgaggaatattttattaaattgtcaaatcttagatttaaaaagaaatattttgatacatttcttacacaaaataatttgctaattttcgtaatttttacgtggtttgtcaaaatttaaacttgaaatgcttataaaaaaaaattgtgatcatgtattttaatattttgcaactacctttgtaacaatgtattaatagccttgtattaaattgtcatgcTATTTGAACCAATtaccaatgaaaaaaatttttttgacatttatagaaaaaaaaaatttaaaaaattggaaacagaaaatctTAATACACAGCTCAagatataaagaaatatattttaaaaatgttatggtgtatataaaatgataatataaacaataaacactcAATCAAAATTTCTTGTAtctatacggtcatttgttttggagttaaaccaaaaaccaaaaacgattattttgcgtaaaaattcaagtttttccttaatttttcttttgttattcCCGGCTCTTTAGAAaattactgagaaatttttactttttgaaactACATCAAGTTTATAATTGAGTTCCAAAAGTGAAAATTCATGTTTAGAAACCGAAATTTTCATCTCCTTTACAGCCAAAACTCAAAAgtatgtacttaatttattttggacATAAAAACGATATCTAAAGATTTAGATTTGGCCTAGGAagattgtaataactaataacatatcGTTATAGCCACAAATCACTacgctttttaaaaatatcgataaGTATGATaagtatgatatataatatttttagcacTTTAGACGGTCACGATCAGCCAACATATAATTTGGTTTGAAACCAAAAACGTAGATCGATCTTAGCAGGTCTCACAATTTTAAGCCAGAGGCACCTATTGAGTATTTTTAATAGGGTTCCAAATTACATGCAGGCCAATTTTTCTTCATCATAGTAAATACATGtatttaatgtatgtatatggtgccataggcgcaactagggttaaaattctgggggggggggctaacaaaactatttatttaaaataacctatagggggcttatatctaaatcaataagagATATTTTTTGGGGGCTAAATCCTAGTcagggggcttagcccccccccctagttgcgccaatttATGGTGCATGTATGTAGTTGAAGTGTTAGGCGTATAtgttagattaggttaggttaggttatgttttTATGAACTAAAGACTTTTGAAGTTGGTAATAGCTTTTATCATATgcataccaataatatattacctttaGGGCTCCAtacatatttagtatattacatacaatatattatattgcgcattatggtttttataatatattttaacttgtatGCATCGGATGTCAGAGTGTTATggagcatttataattttaatggcaGGCTAACTAATAAGAAACATATACCCCACCCAAAAGGCGCCCCTGCAGTGTGTCTCGTCGAACCACAGGGACGGATCCAGAGGGGCTAAGGCCCCCCCTCCCGACATATTATTTATCCTATTTTTTATagggaaatttaataaaaattgaccTAATAATTAACCGCTTAGCAAAAACCGACAATATAAAAAGACGTTtggattttgttatttaatatacatataatcattaattgatttattacattaagattatactaaatactaatgttggga contains:
- the LOC132952624 gene encoding ESF1 homolog, producing MDKRFSKIGDDPKFRRVPKADRKVKIDKRFQSIFNDKRFKVKYTIDKRGKPLRGSTTDDFKKFYHMSDDEKDDTTDSEQNSSDVTQESESEEQTLVEEDDDVESNIICKTIRDRRLKDKTVDYARGDGELMSDSSSDDDTSSDEENEENLEHCWGELDKDADNVEEATSRLALCNMDWDRIQAADLMILFNSFSPSDGYIKSVTIYPSDFGIKRMQEEELKGPPELISSNPKEIGSSDESDQDEEEGGKFHMEKLRKYQLARLKYYYAIIVCDSPGTAGKIYTDCDGIEYESSATRLDLRFVPEDTEFDQEPKEVCDKLPDLTKYKPHLFTTTALQQAKVNLTWDETDPRRSELVNKLKTNPKSEINDSDLQKYVAFSSEDENSDDEFVEENNEDGDSKKNPIDKYKELLQNIQDEEEKKASKDSELEISWGIGLQEKVQKSVDEKSKKNLTPFQKMMEKKKERMKEKQKLRKETNETKDNGNDSEDENKQIKQQAELELLLMDEEPSEKQHFNMKKIQEEETKSSKKKNKKKTLNEKSVSDAFSVDVKDDRFSALYTSHLFNIDPADPKFKRTKGMEEFISEKATRRQQYDTEKVDVPPKKKSKQSIINPELSNLVKSIKSKTKHNK
- the LOC132952187 gene encoding translation machinery-associated protein 7 homolog; its protein translation is MSGREGGKKKPLKNPKKESKEVDEDDLKMKQKLKEQQKALNDLKTKAAQKGPMVGGGIKKSGKK